TGGTCCAGCGGATAGCCGCTGTTGGAGGTCACCACGATATCGAAGGGCAACTCCTGGCGTTGCATCGCTGAGGCGCGAACGAATTCGCAACCTTGCCGATGCGCCTCGATCAAGTCTCCCGCGAACACCTGGGTGATGCGACGCTCATCGTTCAGCGTGACGTTAACCAGAAACGAGGGGCCCACCCGCAGTGCCACATCGCGAAGCTCCTCCCACAGGGGGTTTCCTACCGTCACCCCAAACGCTGCGTTGGGATCGCCGATGTTCCTGACCCCATGATTGCTCATCACGCTCGAGAGAGCTGCCACCCCTGGAATGATGCCCTTAACCCCGCCGCTGAAACCGGCGAAAAAATGAGGCTCGATAAATCCGGTGACGATCCGAACAGCGGCGTCGGCAAAGTGGCGATTGATCAGCGCAGGTGTTCCATCACGCATCGTGCCGAACGCGCGATGAGCCGCAGGATTCTCAGGCTCGTGATTGATAACTCGGTAATGGTTCACCACCTCCGGCGTTAACATCCGCTCCAGCTCTTGCCGAGTGTTGGGCCGGTGCGTTCCCAATTGATTCAACAGCGTGATGCGGTCTCGCGGAACGAAGGAGAGGTACTCCAGCAGCCACGGAATCAGTCGTTCATTCGGAGTGGCACGGGTGATGTCGCTGAAGCTGATGCAGACGGTGTCCGTCGGTCCAATCCAGTCGCGCAGCGGACGAGCCTGGATGGGGGCCTCGAGTGCACGCATCAACGCCGCCTGCTCATCGCCCAAGCCGACGCGAGGAAAGGGTTCAATAACGGTGGTGGCCGAGTCGGGTAGTTCCACCGGAAGCTGGCCCTGTCCGTAGGCAAATCGAACAATCATGCGTCGAGGCTAGCACGTCGAGGAGGTTCGGGTCAAAAGCCACCCCCTTCAGTATGGTCCGTCTCTGGAAGATTCCCCCTGCCCTTTCCCCCTTTCCCACGCCCCGATGGGCCGACACGGCCCACACTACATTGTAGCGCGGGCCGTCCTCGGCACGTCGGGCCACCAACCGGGAAACGTCCGGGACACACGTCGCTACAGCGAGCCCCCCGAAATTAAATTGAGACAGCCAGCCGGATGTCCTATGTATACCACTACATGCAGGCCATCTTACTGGAAAAACCGCAGCAGTTCACCGTGACGCAAATCCCGGAGCCCGCCCAGCCTGGACCAGGTGAAGCGCTTGTTCGAGTTCACCGCGTCGGAATCTGCGGCACCGACTACTCAGGCTTCCTCGGCAAGATGCCATTCTACAGCTATCCGCGCATTCCCGGACATGAGTTGGGTGTTGAAGTCTTGGCCGTAGGCACCGGGGTGACCAACGTAGCTCCCGGCGACCGTTGCTCGGTCGAGCCCTACATGAACTGCCAACGCTGCTCGGCGTGCCAGCGCGGACATACCAACTGCTGCGAAAACCTTCAGGTGCTCGGGGTTCACACCGATGGCGGATTACGCCCCCAGTTCCTAGTCCCAGCCCGCAAGTTACACCTGTCCAAATCGCTGAGCTTCGAACAGTTGGCCCTCGTCGAAACCCTCGCCATTGGCTGCCACGCCGTCAATCGAGGCAACCCACAACCCGGAGAATCGGTCCTCGTGATCGGCGCCGGGCCCATCGGACTCTCCACCATGGAGTTCATCCGCCTCACCGGGGCCAAGACGATTGTGTTGGACCTGAACGAGCAACGGCTCGAATTCTGCCGACGCGTGATGAAGGTGGATCACACGATCGCTTTCAAGGGCGATGGCTCCGAATTAGAACAGCTGAAAGCGGTTACGAGTGGCAATCTGCCCGACGTCGTGATCGATGCCACGGGCAGCAACAAATCAATGTCCAACGCCCTGAACCTGGTGGGCTTCGCGGGGCGTTTGGTTTTCGTGGGGATCACCACTTCGGAAGTTTCCTTTGGGCACCCGTTGATGCATCGCCGGGAGATGACCCTGCTCGCGAGCCGGAACGCGCTCCCCCCCGATTTCACTCGCATCATCAGCCTCATCGAAAACGGCCAGATCGACACGAAGCCCTGGATCACTCACCATGCTGACTTTAGCGAAATGATCGGACGCTTCCCTGACTGGCTCAAACCGGAGACCGGAGTCCTCAAGGCCGTGGTGCATGTCTGACCTCCATCATTCACAGTCGCCTTACCCCTTACCCCTCATCACTCGACTCTCGATGCCCATGAAACCGAAATCGGACCGCTTTCTACCCCTCGTCACCCTCGCCCTCGCTGTCTGGATCTTTACGGGTTGTATGACAACTCCCGAAACGGGACGCAGTCAGCTCATTCTCCTGAGCGCGGAGCAGGAGACCAAACTCGGCTTTCAGTCCTTCGACCAGCTGAAGAAGCAGACGCCCATCAGCAAAAATGCTGCGGCGAATGCCCAGCTTCAGCGGGTAGGCAAGCAGATCGCCGCCGTGGCTGATCTCCCGGGAGCTCAATGGGAGTTCGTTCTCTTCGAAAGCAAGGAGCCCAACGCCTTCTGCCTGCCTGGAGGAAAGGTCGGAGTGTACACCGGCATTCTTCCCCTCACCAAGGACGATGCCGGCCTAGCGGCTGTCATCGGGCATGAGGTTGCCCACGCGGTGCTGCGTCATGGCAACGAGCGCGTCAGCCGCTCCATGCTCTGGCAAATGGGGGCCACCGCTCTGGGTACCGGCATGTCCGTCTCAGCGGCTGATCCGCGCGTCGCCATGGCAGTGCAACAGGCCTATGGGGCCGGATCTCAAGTCCTCTCCGAGCTACCCCATAGCCGAGACCAAGAGTCGGAGGCAGATCGAGTCGGACTCCGCTACATGGCGCGAGCCGGATATGATCCGGAGGCTGCTTTGGGCTTCTGGCAGCGCTTCGCGGCCTTCAACTCTCAAGCAGGTGGTGGCGGCGGATTCTCCTTCTTGCGCACTCACCCTACCGACGCAACCCGCGTCAAACAAATCCAGGCCTGGCTGCCCGAAGCCAAGGCGCAATACCGCCCGCGCCAATAGCCTTCCGGGTCAATTCTCCGCTTCAGCCCAATCCATACAGTAGGGCGGCATGCGGTTGCGCAGCGGGTTTTTGCGAAAACCGAGGCGTGAGGAGCAAGCGTATTGAGCGAAATACGTAAGCGACGAACCACGAAGGATTTCGCAAAAAGATCTAGCAAACGCGTGCTGAACGACTGCATGGATTGGGCTTCAGGCGGTGCTATGACGGCAGGACAGGCTCGGCAAACTCAGCGTCGTAGTTTTGGGAGCAAGCCGTGCATTGCGCGTCTTTGAGCTGCGCTTCCGAGGTCCACGAGTAAACCTGCCGACAGCCCGGGCAGACTACTCGGTAGACACCGCCCCGGCGGTGGAAATCGGCCAGATAATCATCGGAGATCGCTCCAAAGTCCGCCGGCTCGAGGGTCATCAGGGCCTGAGCGGTGACTTGCTCCGGCGCCAACGCCGCCAGGCGCGACGCCTGGGCGTTGATGACTGTTTCGAAAAGATTGCGCACGAGACGCGCATTCCCAAAATTCACAGTCCGATCCGCATGGGCCGCGTCAAAGTGATGAATCAGCTTCAACCGCAACACCGGATTCAACTTCAAGCCGCTGCGACGGCAGAGGAGGCTGAAAATCCGACACAACTCAACCGGCGTGTAGTCCGGAAACTCGATATGGCGGTTGAAACGGGAATGCAGGCCGGGATTCGAATGGATAAAGCGCTCCATTTCGACCGGATACCCCGCCACGATCACGATAAGCCGATCCCTTTCGTCCTCCATCCGCTTCAACAGGGTCTCGATCGCTTCCGCTCCAAAGTCTTCATGGTCCTTAATGAGTGCATACGCCTCATCGATGAAGAGGATCCCGTCGCGCGCCGAGTCGATGACTGCATTGGTTCTTGGCGCCGTCTGACCAACATATTCCGCGACCAAGGCCGAACGGTCGCACTCCACCACATGCCCCTTCTTCAGCACACCCAATGAACGAAAAATTCTACCCATCAAGCGCGCGACCGTGGTCTTCCCGGTGCCTGGGTTTCCGGTGTAGACCGAGTGATAGCTTGTCGGGATCGGCTTCAAACCCTGCGTGATGCGCAGCTGTTGAATCTTGGCGAAATTCGCCACCTCGCGCACCCGAGCCTTCACATCAGCGATACCCACCAGCGAATCCAACTCCTGCAGAACCTGGGAGAGCTCCTCCGGGCGTATGATCGGAGAGTTGGTCATCGCCACGTTGCGGAAATCCCGGCAGAGATGGGCGATCTGGGCCAGGAGGTAGTGATTGAACCGACTTTCCCGCGAGGAGACGGATCCGTCGAGAGAGCTAAACGCTTCGAGCACCTCCTGAACCAAGAACTCGTAGTGAACTACCAACAGCGCCGGCAGCTGTAGCTTGCCCACGACTCGCGTCATCTCCTCAAAAGAGTGGTCCAAACCTTCGCGTACAGCCGGGGCAACCGCCTCATGCAACTTGTTCACCTTCTCCCGGGCACCATCGAGGTACTCCGAAACCGCATCCTTCACGTGGAGCGAGCGCGAGGCAGTGGGCGGCCGATTCAAGGCTTGAAACCGCTCCTTTTGGTCACGACGGAAGTAACCGGGCACAGTGGCCGCAAGCTCCTCCGCCCGACCGCTATACAGGCAGGAGACCCAAAAGTGAGCCGACGCATCAGCGAGCAAGCTGAACTCGGTGCGAGGAAAGAACACCGACCACGCTCCGCCCACCATCCGTCGGAAAGCGTCGAACAACGACGCCAAAAGATCGACAGTACCCTCGGGGGTCTTCTCGTAGGAAAGCTCCGGAGAGGTCAGTATTTCCAAATACTCCGCGAGCAATTTTGCGCTGTAAAGAGCTCGGAGCAACTGTTCCAGGGGCCGCCGCGCGCAGCCCGTCACATCAGCGATCTCATCGAGTTTGCCCAGCAACGTGCGCCAACTGGCCAAATAGGCCCCATCGACAGCAATGACCCGCTCCGCACAGGCCGCGTCGATGAGGGACAGGTTCTGAAAGTAAGTGACAACCTCCAGGGTGTTCTGCTTGTTGAACAACATCAGGCCCTCGTATTCCAAGGGGTGGATCCGGCGCGACTCCGGATCGCCCATCACGGCCGCCAAGAGGCTTCCGGGCACCAACGGATGGGTCTTGAGATCTCTAACGAGGGCGTTCATGCGAAGTGGCTTAACCGGAGGGTGAAGAGCGACACCACCAGAGTCATGTCACCCTCAACAACAAGCCCCTCCATCGCAACACCTACTGGCGTCGGTTGTCGCATCGTAGGCAGCTCCCTTGGTCGCCTGCGGATGACGAAGGCGCATCTCGGAACAATCGAAGGGGCGGGCTTGGTCCACTGGAACACTGAGGAGGGGCTCGATCGGCTCAAAGTGATCCCGATAAGGGGAGCGCTGGTAGAGCTGGAAGGTCTTGTCACAAACCGCATACCGACGCCCGCGTTCAAACCGATGCCCGTCATCATCCAGCACCTCCTTGAAAGGCCCTCGATAAATCACCGCCTGGTTTCGGTCGAGGCAGGGCCCCTGCTTGCCCTTGAACGCCCGAATGGTCACCGACCGAAACTCGATTCCACGCACGGTTCGCCAGGGCTCACGGTCGCGTTTGACAATCTCCACCCCATAGAAGCCTGCCCGTTCAAATGCTTGAAGAAACTGATCCTCCGTGAAGGCGCCGGAAATGCAACCGGACCAGAGCTCAGCATCCTCCTGCAGCTCGACTGGCACTTCCTCATCGGACACAATGTCCGAGATCACCACTCGACCACCCTTCCGCAAAACTCGAAACAGTTCGTCGAACAAACGTGACTTATCCCTGGGATTCACCAGGTTGAGAACACAGTTCGAAACCACCACGTCTACCGAGTCGGCGGCCACTAAAGGGTGAGAGGCGCGCAGTTCGTCAGCCCTCGACTCAATCGCCAGAAAGGCCGAGACGCTTTGGATGGGATGGCTTTGCAAGCTCGCATCGAGTCGATCCAGGTCCAAGGCAAGGTCCTGAATTCGCCCTTTTCGAAATTCGACATTCTGCCACCCGATCGCTTCCCCGACTTGGGCTTGGTAGGAACGAGCGAGCGACAGCATCTCATCATTCATGTCCACCCCGATCACCCGCCCTTCGGGTCCGACGACCTGGGAGGCGATAAAGCAGATTTTGCCGGCCCCGGACCCCAGATCGAGCACGGTTTCACCGGGATTCAGATACTGGGAAGGATCTCCGCATCCATAATCTCTCTCCAGAATCTCCGGAGGGATCACCTTCAAAAAGCGTGCGTCATACTGCACAGGGCAGCAGAGGGCTTCAACACGGGTCTGGGCGGCGGCGGAGTATCGTTCCTTGACCGCCTTCTCGACATGAAACTGGGCAGGCATAAGCGTGAACGTCATTAAGCCCCACTCGCCCCTTGGCGAGCAATAGGGAAAAGGTGGCTTTTCAGCGCGAGTGCTTGTTGCTGAGCCAACCCCCTGAAAAAGCAGCCTGCGAGCCGGACGCCGTTCCCGGGTCTGGCACGGAACTACAAACTGGCCATTTCAGCTGAACATCGCTAGATTGAGAGTCGTCTAGGTAAAGTCATGAAAATGCGAGTTCAGCTCCAAACGGGATCCTGGCGTATAGGACGGAGAACCTTCTTGAAGGGTCTCGGGACCGCTCTATCACTTCCCGTGCTGGAAGCCATGACCCCGATGACCAGCCGAGCTGGATCCACGGTTCCAGGGGGAGCCCTACCCCGCCGAATGGCTTTCATCTATGTGCCGAACGGGGCGAACATGCCAGACTGGACGCCCAAGAGCACCGGAACGCACTTCGAGCTTCCGTTTATTCTGGATCCTCTGAAACCACATCGGGACGACCTACTCATTCTCAGCGGCTTAACTCATGACAAGGGCCGCGCAAATGGAGATGGTGCCGGCGATCACGCCCGGGCCTCTGCCTCGTTCCTAACCGCCGCACAACCTCGCAAAACGCAAGGTGCCGATATCAAGGTCGGAATCTCGGTCGACCAGATGGCCGCCCGAAAGATAGGAAATTTAACCCGCTTCGCTTCGCTAGAACTGGGTTGCGACCGTGGACAGCTCTCGGGCAACTGCGATTCTGGCTACAGCTGCGCCTACTCGTTCAATATCGCCTGGAAAACGGAGTCGACTCCGCTTCCTCCCGAAACGAACCCGAAACAGGTATTTAATCGGATGTTCGGGAACGGCCTGCCCTCCGAGTTGACCGAGCGCAATTCCAAACAGGCGCTTTACCACAAAAGCATCCTCGATTTCGTTCTGGAGGACGCTCACAAACTTCAGTCTCAGCTGGGGGCCACCGACCGTCGCAAGCTCGACGAGTACCTCACGGCGGTTCGAGAACTGGAGATGCGGATCGAACGTGCGGATCACCTCGCCGCAACTCTGCCCGATCGCAAGGCACCAGCAGGAATCCCCGCCGAGAATGAAGAGCACATCCGGATGATGTACGATCTGCTCGCCCTCTCCTTTCAGACCGACTCGACCCGAATCTCCACCTTCGTGGTGGCTCATGATGGTAGCAATCGACCCTATCCCCAACTGGGTGTGCCCGAGGGTCACCACGATCTGTCCCATCACGGAAGGGATGAGGCCAAGCGTGCCAAACTCGCCAAGATCAATCGGCACCACGCCACGTTGTTCAGTGAATTCTTGGCGAAGATGAAATCAATTCAGGAAGGCGAAGGTAGCTTGCTTGATCAGTGCACTATTTTATACGGGAGCGGGTTAGCCGATCCAGATGCTCATTCCCACGAAGATCTTCCCATCCTGCTAGCAGGCAAAGGGGGAGGAAGCCTCAAGACCGGTCGGCACATTCGGTACCCGATCAACACTCCCATGGCCAACCTGTTCCTGACGATGATGGAGGAAGCGGGAGCGAGCTATGAGCGCATGGGAGATAGCACCGGGAAACTAAAGCAACTCAACGGCTAGAGGTGGGTTTCGGACGTCCAACCAGCCAAGAGTAGGTCACCAGCAGATCCTCTACGGGATGATGTTGGAACTCGGGCGCCAATCGGATTCGCCGCAACTCACGCAGCTCTCCCAAAGTGTTTTGCTCCTTAAGGATCTCGTAGCCCCCTTCCCGGAACGCGCGACGGTGATCGGCGATGCGCAACCGGTTGAGCGGAATGATCCCATTGTTCCACCGGCGAAACTCCTTGTCGGTGTACTGAAGGAAGTTGAATGGACTGATCGAAGGATCAAAGGTGGCATACTGATCCTCCAGCCCAATGAAGTGGGACATCAGCGAGTCCGCGGATGAAACGCGTCGGAATTCGTTAAACAGGGCAATGAGGTCGGGGTAGAGGATATGCTCAAGAACGGTGCAGGAGCAGACCAGATCGATGCAGCCGGCGGGTAGACCAGTCTGGCGCGCATCCCCGACGCGAAGCTCAATATTCAAGGTCTTGAGAAAAGCAGCGGGAGTCTCGGAAACCTCGCGATCGAGATAACCTCGAAGCAAAGAAAGTCGCTCGGGCTGCAAACGCGGAAGCCGCTGTACCAACTCGCCGGAATCCTGCAGCTCACAAAAGTAGCGCGCCACTTGCCGCAGTGTGTAGGTCGAGAGTAACGGGTTGATGTCGTAGGTAACAACCTGGGATGCTCCCGCCAGATACAGGCCCACCGGCAATACCGGAAACCAGCCCGTCCCAAGCTCTAAAGCAGAAAACGCCTCCTTGGGCCGCAAGCTGAGAGAATGGTAATGATCAAGATGCTTCGCGCATTGACCCAGTTTGATCCTGAACCCGCTAGGGCTCAGTTCCAACCCGCCAGTCACGTAACGTTGGAATAGTTCGTTCCACCGGTGGCTCCAGGGCAAGGCTGCCATTCCCCGCTGGATCAGCGCTTTGACCATCCATTTCCGCAGGCCAAACCGTGGCCTCGGATCAGGAAGGTCACCCGCTCCAGCGCCCACAGAATGGCTAGAGGGTTCAGGAGAGGGCGTCATAGTTGCGAAGGCTGGAATAGGTGACTGTGCTCGAGGAGAAGCCCGGAATGGGCCTCCCTTGCGCCTGGATCGCGATCAGCAGCATTGGACAGGATTAACCCTGCCAAACCGCCTCGACCGCGAAGATAGGAGGGCTTTAGGGGGCCTTCACGTCGTAACAATAAATCAATTCCTGGTCCCGCAAGTACAGCTTTCCATTGCTGATTACAGGATGCGTCCAAATCCGCCCTTGCGGTTTCCGGAGCGTAGTTTGGGGGTCCAGAGTAAAGCGTCCGTGCTCCGTCCACTTCTTCGGAGACGCCTCGGCGAGCACCAAGGTCCCGCTGCCTTCCTCGAGGCAATAGAGTCGCCCGTCAGCAAAGCTCACCGCGCCTTTCCCGAATGCTTTCGAGCTCCACACCTCGGCTCCGGTCTTGAAATCCTGACACGTCCAACCTGCCCCGTCCGAATGCCCGTAAACATGATCTCCTACGAGAATGACCCCTCCGTGGTGGTTCTTGATAACCTTGTTCTGATACACATCCGAAACTTCGTTATTCGGACCGACCTTGACGAGTTTGCATCCCACCCCGTAGCCAGAAGTGATATAAACCAAGCCATCTCGGTAGATGGGTGTAGGAATCACCGCAACCTTGCCCTGCCAGGGAGAACGCCAGAGAACAGTCCCATCCGCAGGCTTCAAACCAACCACGGTGGCGGCGGTGAGCTGGATGTATTGTCGAACACCATGGATTTCTCCAATAATGATGGAGGCGTAATGCGCGTCATCCGTAAAATCTTTAGTCTGCCAGATTAGCTTTCCCGTCTTTTTGTCCAGAGCAGCCACGGTCCCCTTGCCTCCGCCGGGAGTGCAGACCACCTGATTGCCATCCACCAAAACAGACTCACAGTAGCCCCAGCCTGGCACCTTGCCGCCGAGGTCCTTCATCGTGGTTTGCCAAACGAGCTTGCCATCCGCTGTCTGGGCACAGATCAAACCACCCTTCGCTCCCAAAGCGTACACCAGATCCCCGTCGACGGTCGGTGTACTCCGGGGTCCATCACCCCAATCATTGGGATAGGTCTCCCCCACCGGCAAAGCCCATAGCTTCTTGCCAGTCTCCGCTTCGAAAGCCATCAGGAATTCCTGCTTATCAATGGCCCCCATGGTGAAGAGCTTGCCCTGAACGACCGAAAACCCGGCATAACCAATCCCACCCTCTTTGGAGAGCCACACGCGCTTCGGCCCCCCCGCCGGCCAGCTCTGCAGCAAACCCGTCTCTGCGGAACGATCGGTTCGATCGGCCCCTCTCCACTGCGGCCAATCAGCCGCCCACGAAGACGAACTGACGGCGCACAGGCTGGCTAGGAGCAGGATTCGGGGGAGAAAGGACACGTTCATAGCAGGAGATGGACGCATAAGGGCCCCTGCAGCTTCAAGCCGAAAGGATGGCTTTTTGTCATTTCCATGCCAGGCATCCTTTCTCATACTGGATCACTAATGAACATCCTGATAACAGGTGGCGCAGGTTACATCGGTTCCGCTTGCGTGGAGTTCTTCCTCAATGCGGGGCATGTGGTTACGGTTTATGATAACCTCAGCGAGGGACACCGCTCCGCTGTCCACCCCCAAGCTCGCTTCGTGGAAGCCAATTGCCTCGATCGAGCGGCCCTAAGCAACACGCTGCAAACCAATCAGATCGAAGCCGTTGTGCACTTCGCCGCCTCCGCACTGGTCGGCGAATCCATGAGCCAGCCAGGAAAGTATTTTCACAACAATACCGTGGCCACACATGCTATTCTGGAAACCTGCGTGGCCGTGGGAGTCAAAAAATTCGTCTTCAGCTCCACTTGTGCCACCTTCGGTCTGCCCGAAACCGATAACCTGGCCGAATCTCACCCTCAGCGTCCCGTCAATCCATACGGCGAATCCAAGCTCTTAATCGAAAGGATGCTGCCTTGGTATCACCAAGCGCACGGCCTAAACTACGTCGGATTGCGCTACTTTAACGCTGCAGGAGCTACTAAACTCTTCGGTGAACACCACCGGATCGAAACTCACTTGATCCCCAACGTGCTCAAGGTGGCCCTGAAGCAATCCGCCGGATGCGAGGTCTTCGGCCATGATTATCCCACTCCGGACGGAACGTGTGTTCGAGATTACATCCATGTGGAGGACTTGGCCCAAGCCCATCTTTTGGCGCTCAGCCCAGGAAAGTTGGGTTTCTACAACCTGGGAAACGGCGCGGGCTACTCGGTGCTGCAAGTCATCCAAACGTGTGAGCGGTTAAGCGGTGCGAAAATCCCTTACGTCTTGAAGCCTCGCCGGGCTGGAGATCCGCCGCGTTTGGTCGCGTCGGCTGAGAAGGCGATCTCGGAACTCGGGTGGAAGCCCCGCTATCCCAGCCTAGAACAGATCGTCGGAACGGCCTGGAGCTGGCACCAAGCTCACCCCAACGGCTATCCCGATTGACCGACTAAACCGTTGCCAACCCGCGATGCCTCCCGTTACATATCGCCTTCCCGTCGCGTCGAGCCCCGGGTCACATGTCTGAATACAAAGTAAAATTTGAGGTCTTCGAAGGCCCTCTCGACCTACTTCTTTACCTGATCAAAAAGGAAGAGGTGGATATTTATGAAGTCAACCTGACCCAAATCGCGACGCAATTCATCGAATACATCGAGGTGATGCGGATGCTCGACCTGGAGATCGCAGGTGAATTCTTAGTGATGGCCGCCACCCTGATGTACATCAAAAGCAAGGAACTGCTCCCCGTGGAGCAACGTCCGGTGCAGGATGAGGAGGAGGAAGGAGAAGATCCACGATGGGAGCTTATTCGCCAACTCGTCGAATACAAAAAGTTCAAGGATGCGGCCGCCCAACTGCAAACCCTGGAAGCCATCCAAGAGGAGGTCTTTCCTCGGATCCCGGGCTTGGTCAAATTCGAACCCGAGGAAGCCTCGAGCCGCCCCCAAGCCTCCCTATTTGATCTCATCAATGCGGTCAACTCGGTGCTCAAACGCCTAGGCGGCGAGCGCGAGGATGCCCGCGAGATTTATGAAGAGCGCTGGACGGTCAGCGAGAAAATCGAACTCCTTCTCAAATCGGTAAGCGAACGAATATCCCTGCGCTTCTCGGAACTCTTCGAGAAGGCGGGGAGCCGAACGGAAGTGGTGGTCACTTTCTTGGCCGTTCTGGAACTCATCCGCTTGCGCCAGATAACCGCAGTCCAAGCCGAAACCTTCGGAGAAATCGAAATCACTCGCGCCGTCCCAAGCAGCGAAGTGCCTGCTTCCCCGGTCGAACCAACCATCCCAACCCCAATCCAGGCTTCCAACGCCAACTCAGACGATTCGGACGATTCGGATGACGATTCGGATGACGACTCGGACGATGATGACGAGGACGATGAGGGGGATCCCGAAGACGCCAAGAAATCCCGCACAGACACTAAGGTAGCCGATCCCGAGGAGGATGCCCCCGAGTCGCACGACTCGAAATGACTATGGAACTTAAGTTGATTCTTGAATCTCTCTTGTTCGCCGCTCAAAAGCCGCTGAGCGCGCACGAGCTCCGTACCGTTCTTTCAGCCGCCGCGGAGCATACTGAAGACGAGCTCGTGCGGAGCTTCAAGAAGACCCCCTCCGAAAACATCACCACTGCGCTGGAAGAACTCCAACGAGATCACGAGACCAATGCACGAACCTTCCGCCTGGTCTGCGTAGCCGGGTCCTGGCAGTTCGTTAGCCAACCCCAGTATGCCCCCTGGCTACGTTCATTCCTGGGACAAAAGGTGCGCCCCACCCGACTCTCTCAACCCGCCTTGGAAACGCTCGCCATCATCGCCTACCGACAGCCGGTCACCCGGGCAGAGGTCGAACAAATCCGAGGCGTCGCTGTGGATGGCGTCATGCAAACCTTGCTGGAGCGAGGACTCGTTGAACAGTCTGGCCGGGCTGAAGTACTGGGGCGTCCTTCCCTCTACAGCACCACTCACGCCTTCCTCGAATACTTCGGATTGCGCGCCCTGGAAGACCTGCCAGCGGCAGACGAACTCCGACGGATCGTGGTGCAGAAGCCAGAGGCGTTGCTGACCATCGATCCAGGGCTGGCCACAGCACCTCCCGACCAACCACTGCAACCCGAGCTCGCCGCTTCTCCGGATGCCAATACTCCCGCCCTGGAATCGCCCGGCGGCGCTGCACCGGAAGGACACCCCCAACCGGCTACCCAAGAATGAGCATCTCCGACAATCGCAAAGCCATCGACCAGATCGACGAGAAGATCGTCCAACTCTTGAACGAGCGCACTCGCCACGTGCTCGAAATCGGCGCCATCAAACTCAAGGCGGGCGAGGAAATCTACGCACCGCACCGTGAGCGAGCTGTGCTCCAGCGGGTAT
The nucleotide sequence above comes from Verrucomicrobiales bacterium. Encoded proteins:
- the larA gene encoding nickel-dependent lactate racemase, producing MIVRFAYGQGQLPVELPDSATTVIEPFPRVGLGDEQAALMRALEAPIQARPLRDWIGPTDTVCISFSDITRATPNERLIPWLLEYLSFVPRDRITLLNQLGTHRPNTRQELERMLTPEVVNHYRVINHEPENPAAHRAFGTMRDGTPALINRHFADAAVRIVTGFIEPHFFAGFSGGVKGIIPGVAALSSVMSNHGVRNIGDPNAAFGVTVGNPLWEELRDVALRVGPSFLVNVTLNDERRITQVFAGDLIEAHRQGCEFVRASAMQRQELPFDIVVTSNSGYPLDQNLYQGVKGMSAGVRILKPGGLLILACECREGVPAGSPMERLLGSAGSIEEVMARLMSGEARPEQWQAQIQALIQRRARVMVHSSLPDEVLRACHLEPCGDIGLAVSRELQRLGGQGRVAVLPQGPLTVPYLAS
- a CDS encoding zinc-binding alcohol dehydrogenase family protein translates to MQAILLEKPQQFTVTQIPEPAQPGPGEALVRVHRVGICGTDYSGFLGKMPFYSYPRIPGHELGVEVLAVGTGVTNVAPGDRCSVEPYMNCQRCSACQRGHTNCCENLQVLGVHTDGGLRPQFLVPARKLHLSKSLSFEQLALVETLAIGCHAVNRGNPQPGESVLVIGAGPIGLSTMEFIRLTGAKTIVLDLNEQRLEFCRRVMKVDHTIAFKGDGSELEQLKAVTSGNLPDVVIDATGSNKSMSNALNLVGFAGRLVFVGITTSEVSFGHPLMHRREMTLLASRNALPPDFTRIISLIENGQIDTKPWITHHADFSEMIGRFPDWLKPETGVLKAVVHV
- a CDS encoding M48 family metallopeptidase, whose amino-acid sequence is MKPKSDRFLPLVTLALAVWIFTGCMTTPETGRSQLILLSAEQETKLGFQSFDQLKKQTPISKNAAANAQLQRVGKQIAAVADLPGAQWEFVLFESKEPNAFCLPGGKVGVYTGILPLTKDDAGLAAVIGHEVAHAVLRHGNERVSRSMLWQMGATALGTGMSVSAADPRVAMAVQQAYGAGSQVLSELPHSRDQESEADRVGLRYMARAGYDPEAALGFWQRFAAFNSQAGGGGGFSFLRTHPTDATRVKQIQAWLPEAKAQYRPRQ
- a CDS encoding AAA family ATPase, giving the protein MNALVRDLKTHPLVPGSLLAAVMGDPESRRIHPLEYEGLMLFNKQNTLEVVTYFQNLSLIDAACAERVIAVDGAYLASWRTLLGKLDEIADVTGCARRPLEQLLRALYSAKLLAEYLEILTSPELSYEKTPEGTVDLLASLFDAFRRMVGGAWSVFFPRTEFSLLADASAHFWVSCLYSGRAEELAATVPGYFRRDQKERFQALNRPPTASRSLHVKDAVSEYLDGAREKVNKLHEAVAPAVREGLDHSFEEMTRVVGKLQLPALLVVHYEFLVQEVLEAFSSLDGSVSSRESRFNHYLLAQIAHLCRDFRNVAMTNSPIIRPEELSQVLQELDSLVGIADVKARVREVANFAKIQQLRITQGLKPIPTSYHSVYTGNPGTGKTTVARLMGRIFRSLGVLKKGHVVECDRSALVAEYVGQTAPRTNAVIDSARDGILFIDEAYALIKDHEDFGAEAIETLLKRMEDERDRLIVIVAGYPVEMERFIHSNPGLHSRFNRHIEFPDYTPVELCRIFSLLCRRSGLKLNPVLRLKLIHHFDAAHADRTVNFGNARLVRNLFETVINAQASRLAALAPEQVTAQALMTLEPADFGAISDDYLADFHRRGGVYRVVCPGCRQVYSWTSEAQLKDAQCTACSQNYDAEFAEPVLPS
- a CDS encoding methyltransferase domain-containing protein, with translation MPAQFHVEKAVKERYSAAAQTRVEALCCPVQYDARFLKVIPPEILERDYGCGDPSQYLNPGETVLDLGSGAGKICFIASQVVGPEGRVIGVDMNDEMLSLARSYQAQVGEAIGWQNVEFRKGRIQDLALDLDRLDASLQSHPIQSVSAFLAIESRADELRASHPLVAADSVDVVVSNCVLNLVNPRDKSRLFDELFRVLRKGGRVVISDIVSDEEVPVELQEDAELWSGCISGAFTEDQFLQAFERAGFYGVEIVKRDREPWRTVRGIEFRSVTIRAFKGKQGPCLDRNQAVIYRGPFKEVLDDDGHRFERGRRYAVCDKTFQLYQRSPYRDHFEPIEPLLSVPVDQARPFDCSEMRLRHPQATKGAAYDATTDASRCCDGGACC